Below is a window of Anomaloglossus baeobatrachus isolate aAnoBae1 chromosome 8, aAnoBae1.hap1, whole genome shotgun sequence DNA.
TATAAGAGGTTCCACATCAGATGTCCGAGGCTGACACTGGGCCGCTGCCGGGCTGCGCAAGAATTTGCCTTATTGTCATTAATTGGGGCCAAATTGGAGCTTTCTGTGCAGAATTATCTAGAATGAACAGGCTGGCTCTTTCCATGGCACAGACGATAATCTGCACAAATAAAATATAATCTAAAATACTCCTGTTAGCAGATTTGATGGGAAATGCGGCGCAGAATAAAGTCTTGAAATACTGGGTCAAATTCTGAATGTGTCAATGGGGCTCACAGGTGGCAATTTCCATTGCAGAAAATTCGCCAAGTGCACCCCTCTCTATTCAGGTACGTAGAGCAAAGTTTCTATGAGCACAGAGGTTTTTCACGAGCTCGCtgaattagggtactttcacacttccgttttgttttgtttttttggcgcaatccgctgtcttcggaatcggcggaatccgttaacagattccgctgtttcccatagacttgcattgatgactgattgtgccaaaaagtacctgcgttgcttccgttggccgacgctccgttgcttccgctcgGCTGAATGTAATGTtatttgcttgcgtcaaaatgacgccgaccagcGGATTCCATTGCTTCAGTTAAAATTTAGaatggctccctatggtagcgATTTCTgatgcaaagtgctttacaacggaatccgctgctggattccgctaatttctactgagcatgcccagaatgaaaaaatggaaaaaaaaaaacaaaccagagccgacgcattccgttagacggacgccaaacggatttaatggtccgttatttcacaggaatcagctaacgtattcctgtgaaataacggatccgttgacaccacaaaaataacggatgcgtcaaaacgacacagcaacggacccagcggatttcacccaacggaagtgtgaaactagccttagacggGATGTGATCTGCCCAGAAGTCAACGGCTGCTCAATATTGGCTTTCTACAAGGGTTGATGAAACCGTAGGAGATAGGatgatcattaaaggggttgtctttaaTGGGTAAAGTTGCAAAGTggttgcttgtaaaaacaagcagagGTAGTTTGGGGGGGGGCTGCCCATTGCTTAGGTTGCCCTTGCTGCCCTTGGCGGCCTTGCACCTCCTACAAAATGGACCTTGTCTGATCTTTTGGAAAATATAGTAATATTTTTGCAGATAAATAAAAATAACTAACATTCACTTTGTCCCCGTTGTGACTCCTGTCCGTCCGGGACAATCGCCTAATGTCTTGGAACGGTCGTAACAAATCGAGGTTAATATTTTCTGGTGTACTCTTTGTTGTGTGGAATGTGCTGGGGTTTGGGATTGTGTATAATTAGCGGTGTAGGTGCAGCGTGAGCAGATTGCTGCAGCGTGAGCAGATTGCTGCAGCTGCCGCAGCTTTCTCTGACTCTGCTTTTCTTTACTAAAAACAATTATCTGCACTGATTGTGTTTGCAGCCGAGCTATAATATCTCACATGTCGGTGTGATatgtctttttaattttttttctttttgtttccccCTCCTTTTTGTCTTTTAGGAGCAGGCTCCGGTGCCTGTGTATCACCCGACACCAAGCCAGACCCGGCTCGCTACTCAACTGACCGAGGAGGAGCAGATCAGAATAGCGCAGCGGATAGGTCTCATTCAGCACCTGCCCAAGGGGGTGTACGATCCCGGGAGAGACGGGTCCGAGAAGAAGATTCGAGAGTGAGTTCTCCTACACCTGTACATTTTCCCAGACTTTCTCAGGCTTTATTCACACTGACATTGCGCCATTCGGTCAGGTTTCTGcagcaccttaaccccttcacgccatGGCCATTTTCCTGTTTCATTTCCCCCCCCCTTTTATTTAAATTAATCTCTGAAGGCTGagatatcttccaggcagcatccaccccatagcctgaaAAACTCATTTACGTAAAGTGATAAAAGCTGATTTATCAACAACAAGGTTTCTGATTTGAGACTTACATGTAGGACATTTTTCAGCATTCGATAACCTGTAGGCCCATATTAATAGGTTGATTAGGTCAAATGTGGTGGCAATTTCCCtttaactgctcattacgagtatctATATAAATCGACTTTGGCCTCTCCATAGATGAGAACCTACATCCATAGTCTTTGGCCTCTCCGTAGAGAAGAACCTACATCCATAGTCTTTGGCCTCTCCGTAGAGAAGAACCTACATCCATAGTCTTTGGCCTCTCCGTAGAGAAGAATCTATATCCATAGCCTTTGGCCTCTCCGTAAAGAAGAACCTATATCCATAGTCTTTGGCCTCTCCGTAGAGAAGAATCTATATCCATAGCCTTTGGCCTATCCGTAAAGAAGAACCTATATCCATAGTCTTTGGCCTCTCCGTAGAGAAGAATCTATATCCATAGTCTTTGGCCTCTCCGTAGAGAAGAATCTATATCCATAGTCTTTGGCCTCTCCGTAGAGAAGAATCTATATCCACAGCCTTTGGCCTCTCCGTAGAGCAAAACTTACATTCATAGTCTTTGGCCTCTCAGTAAAGAAGAACCTACATCCATAGTCTTTGGCCTCTCCGTAGAGAAGAATCTATATCCATAGCCTTTGGCCTCTCCGTAAAGAAGAACCTATATCCATAGTCTTTGGCCTCTCCGTAGAGAAGAATCTAGATCTATAGTCTTTGGCCTCTCCGTAGAGAAGAACCTACATCCATAGTCTTTGGCCTTTCTGTAGAGAAGAACCTACATTAATAGTCTTTGGCCTTTCCGTAGAGAAAAACCTATATCTATAGTCTTTGGTCCTCAGCCAAAGTCCAGAGGGAGTTCACAGGGGTCCAGTGTTAGTAACTCCCCCAATACCTCACGGGTGCTCACATTCACAGCCCCTGTACACTCGAGAGCATAGCATTACACTGGAAATATTAAGATTGGATGACATTAATGTCCCTGGGCAGCGTCACCCTTCAGCGATAACGTTTATAGATGAATGTCGGCCTACAGAGAGGAGCCTCAGGCATAAAAGCAAAATGAGATGTCATCGCCAGGTGTCTCCTGTGTGATGCacattgcaacatcatgtctgcaggGAATACTCCTGACTGTAAAACCTTGTTTATGCCTTTTACCAtttacagatgtagcaaagctcaGTTTAACACTTCAGCAGCGGCACTGTACGTAGCAAGCACTAAATATCCGTCTCAGACCTTCGGGTGGAGGAGGCCTGCTTACCATCTAATTTCAGCGTCTGCCCGGAGTAGTTAGTGGGAAGGGATCTTTTCTACAAAAGTAGTAACTACTATGGTGTTTCCCCAAAAAATAAGACTGGGTCATATATTTAATTTTTTGTCTGAAAGATGGGTTAGCAGACAACCCCAAAAGAAAGTAGACTCCCCCAAAAAATCATTCTCACCAGACCACTTTGGACCTTAAACAATTAGTTGTCTAGTGCCTATGGTGGATGGGCTTTCACACACAGACTGGCGTCACTGccaggccgcctgccgtgtgaggtATGGTGGTTGGCTTCATCTGGTGACCAGGAGCAGCCATAACACTCGGGAGCAGAGTGATGCCACTGGTGCTACCCGATTTGTATCCGAGAGCCCGGCACTAGACGACCCTTATTTTTGTAGGGTCATGAGTGCAGTTCTTACATGTATACCAGCAGCTGCCTGGACACCTTTATTGaagtgtaactagggcttatttttggagaaggcTTATATTTCAAACATACTCCCAAAATCCTGAAAAATGATGCGAGCGCTtaattttggggtaggtcttattttcaggaaaactGGGTATATTGGTTTTTGCTGTGGTTGGGTTCATAGACCTGATGAGGGGGAAGAATCATAAGAACAGCggtaacataactgcagggagggtGTGGAGGATATTTTCTTTCTCCTTGTGTATTGGCCCCAGGAATGATTCTGCGGTCACGGTCTACAGTGGAGATGAGCCGCGGCCGGGGTTTCCTGCTGCGGATCGCCCTTGCTTTTTGTATGGTAACCAGTAGGGCATTAGGGGTATAATACAAGGCACACTATTATCTGTAACCTGCTGTAATTCTTGTCGTTCACAGGTGCGTCATCTGTATGATGGACTTTGTGTATGGCGACCCCATACGATTCCTGCCCTGCATGCACATCTACCACATGGACTGTATAGACGACTGGCTAATGCGTTCCTTCACCTGCCCTTCCTGCATGGAGCCGGTCGATGCAGCGCTGCTTTCTTCTTACGAGACTAACTGAGCTTGTCCCCGGACGTGTCAAACAAGACATGGCTGCTGAGCGTTCAGCCTGTTTGGGGGTCCGAGATCCACACCATAAGAGAATGAACACAGGCCCTAGTATCCACGCATCTGCTGGCCAAGCGGAGCATACACCGAATATTCGACATTGGGAAGACTCATCGTTTACGGCAAACTGGACCTCGAGCAGTGGCTCCCGATATACAGATCACGATCGATTCCTCCCGTGCACAAGAAATGAAGCTTCATCTTTTCAGGTGTTTGGTACAAGGCCTGACGAGTAAGGATCGTGATTCCCGGGGCCTTCTACGTTCCACCAATACTCGGCATCTTCCGCCCCTCCTGTAATGACCTGTTATGTTGTCCCAAAGTGAATTtgtggaggtgtgtgtctataaatGTGTGGGGCGAAGCCTTGCCTTGTTCTGAACGCTGTGTCAAGTGTCCGGCCCGGAATACTGCGATCAACCCAGAACCGCCGTCTTATCGCTTCCCCGATGTGGACATTCACAAGAGGAGCTGCGCGTTCATCCAAACATCTTGCTTTACTAGCCTATAGGGGGAGCTAAAAACCCATTGTAGATGCATCCCCCCTCCACGTCCTACTATACCTCTCAACATATATCGTGATGGGCCAGACAAACTGCGGCCCTCAGGGTCGGGGGCACCGCCGTGCCAAAACTCGGTCTGACGGACAAAGAACTGGCACGTAACTAGTTTTAACCCTCTTGACTCTCCGGGCTTCTGTTTCCTTCTAGAGCGGAGGAAATATTTGcaccttttattattattataattattatattatttctTTCCATTGGAAATGGAATTTCACGGCCTTAGGTCTCTGTAACGTGAAATTTGATATTGCAGGACAGGCTCCTCACCGTGCGGCGGCGCTGCGTACCCATAGAGCGCCGGCACCAGTTTCGTGTTGTAAGGCAGAATGGTGCGGCGCGTGATCCAGTCGCTGAACATCGACTGATTTTCGCCGCTTATTCTgctgtatgttttttgttttttattaaccccttccctGTCAGTGAGGACTCAGCCGCACGCCGGGGCAGCCGCTGACTCTGGAGGGATTAACCTTCATTTGTGTTACATTTATGTTCATGTAATCACTACGGtatatgttctttttttttttattatttttgtctaAATTCGGACTGTATTTTCATCGGCCTTTCACAGTGGTGTTGCTAGCTCAGCATCGGATTAAAGCTGTGTATACCGAAGGTTTAATACCCGGACTTGGCTCTGCTTCAAAACGCCTAATACCAGCACTGAATAGTCCCTGTTCTCAGCATTTCAGCTCCCGAAAATCTGCAACCCGTGCGGATGCGTCTGTTACAGTACAGCTCTGTCCGGTCAATAAGATGCCTTGTGTATATGTGACATTTGTACAGAGAGCTGAGGTCATCCCGTATTCTAGCGGACGGCTGGGATCTGCAGCTGCCAGAGCTGTGGCCACATCGCGGGTATTGTATATCGCCCATAGGACTGACGGCTGATTGTGCCATAGACGCAAAAGAAAGCCTATAAGCGGCACTGGTGCAGCAGGGATCAACCTCCTGCTCTGTATAGACGACAATCAGTGGCAGCTGCTACACTGCACAATTACCCAACGAGAGTATAACGGTCTGAAATGCTATTAATAGTGGGTATGAAGACATTTTACAGTGTcccaagaattaaaaaaaaaaaccaaacctttcTATGTATTGCTGGGAACAGCCGCTCGGAAAAATTGGtgtactgcccccccccccccctcccctgtggGACAAATTGGTGTACTCCCCCCTGTGAGACAAATTGGTCAACTCCCACCCCCATTTCCCACTGAGAGGAATTGGTCTACTCCTCCCAAATTTGCCCCTTCCCACCTTCCCACTGGGACaaatgtc
It encodes the following:
- the RNF11 gene encoding RING finger protein 11, giving the protein MGNCLKSPTSDDISLLHESQSDRASYGDGTDGDQEPPPPYQEQAPVPVYHPTPSQTRLATQLTEEEQIRIAQRIGLIQHLPKGVYDPGRDGSEKKIRECVICMMDFVYGDPIRFLPCMHIYHMDCIDDWLMRSFTCPSCMEPVDAALLSSYETN